The stretch of DNA GTAGACTGCATCAATGATCGAACCTTGACAAACCGATCAACAATTCGGTCAAATGAATACTAACTAAGGGGGATTTTGTCAAGCGGGTAATGTCGTCACCCCAGGGGTGCTCGCGCAAGCATTTGCGCCGCCAGTGGTCTCAGCGGAGACACGGATGTCATTGCGATCACTTTGCGTTATGATCGGTCTGCATAACGCCGCCGATGTTTCCTTCGGTGTCCTTGAAGTACGCCAGCCAGCCGACACCGGAGATCGGCATCTTGGGTACCACGATCGTCCCGCCGTGCTTCTCGATGCTCGCGATGGAGGCATCGATGTTGTTGACTGCAATCGTGTTGTAGACATTCCCCTGGGGATCGCGTCGGCGCATCATACCGCCATCGATCCCCGGTTCGGTTGAATCGCCGGTGGTTATCAGCCAATATTCGACCGGGCCTTCCCACTTCTGAAATCTCCAGTCGAAAACTTCGCGATAGAATTTGCCGGCCCGATCCGGGTCGTCGACATGGATTTCGAAATGCACTACACGCGGCATGATTCCTCCTTAGACAGATATGTCAGAGTCCAGCAGTTTTGTTATTGGAGGAAATACGGATGACGCGTCGGATTGTTCGTCGCAAAGTCGTGCAGTTCGCCCCAATGTGACTCAGCTCTTCTGTCGGCGCTATGCCTGGAGATGCGCCTTGGCCTCGGGGTTGAACAAAACCCAGAAAGCATAGATGCCGAGTGCCGTGCCGAATGGTGGGCTGATGACATTGATCACAGCCATGATGATCACCACGATCCGCGCCCACTGCCGCTTCTGCAGTAGGCCCCAGCCGCCGATCAACTCCGGGATGCCGGTCATGATCGAGAAGCAACTGGCGACAATCCCGATGATGGTCAGGATGGCAAAGGCTTCGTCACTGCCGGCCAAGATCCCGCCGCCCAGGAACAGAGCGAACAAGAAGAGCCCGAAACACAGGGAGATTATCCCCCAGATCACAAAGAGAATCCCTAACAAACGAATATGATGTTCCACTGTGCCACTCCGCTCACGATAAGTTCCCTATCATTTGTTGAAGACGAAATATCGGCGACGAAGTTGCGCAAAGCAAGTCTGTGCTTGCCGAATCGAATGTCGAGTGTATCATTAGAGGAATCAATATCCACGAGTTTGTAAGTGGCTGGGAGAATACCGCCGAGTTGCCGGCCCGGCCCGACCGTGCCGGTCGGCACACGATGGAGCGAAGCATGAAATCAATCATAACTGCAATGATATTGGCGCTGCTGGCGTCGGGAGTAACCATGGGTTCTGATTCGTCGAAACCGCTGTCGGCCGCTGAACAATTGGCTGCCACCGAACGCCTGTTCGCCGCGACTTCAGTCGATTCCGGCATGACGGTGGCGTTCCTGAGATTCTTGAATGACGAAGCGGTCGTTTTTCGGCCGGGACCGATCAGCGGCAGACGCTGGTACAGTGACCGCTCCAATACCACCGCTTATCTGAACTGGCAGCCGGAGTTCATCGAAATTGCCTCTTCCGGCGATTTGGGCTATTCCACCGGGCCGTGGGAATACCGATCGAGTCGCACTGACACGACCTCCTATTACGGCCATTTTGTCTCAATCTGGCAGCGCCAAGCAGACGGCAAATACCAAGTCTTGGCCGATCTTGGTATCGATCACGATGCGATTGCCCGGCAGTTGGGGGCCACCCCGCTTCAACTGTCGACGCTGTCAAGCCCGGTGAAGGCCGTGGCCGATAGTCACGATACCCTGATTGCCGGCCTGAAAGCTGTGGAGAAGGCGTTTTCTGATGCAACTGCGAAGAGCTCGCTGGCCAAAGGCCTGGCGATTTTTGGCGACGAGAACATCCGTCTATATCGCCCCGGAGGATTCCCACTGGTTGGCCGCAAGGGGCTCGAATCGCTGCCGGAAGCGGGTAAGAGCAGAATGCAGGTTGACACCCGCTTCGCGGACGTTTCCGCGAACGGCGATCTGGGTTACACCTACGGTTTCGTCACGCTCTGGCCGGTCGATGCCGATCTGACTTCCGGCGCCGTGCATAGCTACTTGCGCGTCTGGAAGAAGAACCCGGGCGGCGAGTGGAAAATCGCGCTCGATATTGCCTTGCCGATGAAGTAGCCGCCGACAAATCTCAACCGTACTTGGAAACTTTTTAGCGTCGATCGCGTTTCAAGCTAAATACTATGAGACGCGAACGACTCCTGCTGATAACGCTGGGCGCGATCAATTTCACGCACATCGTCGATTTCATGATCATGATGCCGCTGGGGCCGCAGTTGATGCGGCTGTTCGCAATTTCGCCCCAGCAGTTCTCAGCCTTGGTATCGACCTATACTTTCTCTGCCGGCACGGCCAGCTTTGTGGCGGCGTTCCTGCTTGACCGCTTCGACCGTAAGCGTGCTCTAATCACGGCCTTTGTTGGCTTCATTATCGGCACTTTCGCCTGCGCCTTGGCGCCAAACTATCACCTGTTGCTTTCCGCACGCGTCATTACTGGCGCCTTTGGCGGCATCTTGTCAGCCTTGATCCTGTCGATTGTCGGAGATGTGATTCCGCAAGAGCGCCGGGCCACGGCGATGGGGATCGTAATGGCCGCGTTTTCGGTCGCGTCGGTCTTCGGTGTGCCGTTCGGGCTCTATATTGCCACCCGCTTCAGTTGGCATGCGCCGTTTACTTTCCTGGGGTGTCTTGGTTTGATACTATTCGTGCCGATTGTCATGGCGGTTCCCTCAATGCGCGAACACCTGGCGTCCGACCGGCAACATCCGGGTCCAGTCGCCGTGCTGACCTCGGTAGCCAAAAACGGCAATCAA from Candidatus Zixiibacteriota bacterium encodes:
- a CDS encoding MFS transporter, with the protein product MRRERLLLITLGAINFTHIVDFMIMMPLGPQLMRLFAISPQQFSALVSTYTFSAGTASFVAAFLLDRFDRKRALITAFVGFIIGTFACALAPNYHLLLSARVITGAFGGILSALILSIVGDVIPQERRATAMGIVMAAFSVASVFGVPFGLYIATRFSWHAPFTFLGCLGLILFVPIVMAVPSMREHLASDRQHPGPVAVLTSVAKNGNQLSALWFTVMLVLGHFIIIPFISPFMVANVGFRETDLTYIYLLGGFVTVFTSPLIGRVADRVGKAQVFTAFALLALVPVFLITNLHQTALPVALAITTVFFVTSNGRWVPAVAMVTSAVSPQNRGSFLSINSAAQQLSAGVAAAFGGMIVAKDASGALLNYHYVGYIAIAISLLAILVGRRLHAVA
- a CDS encoding VOC family protein, which codes for MPRVVHFEIHVDDPDRAGKFYREVFDWRFQKWEGPVEYWLITTGDSTEPGIDGGMMRRRDPQGNVYNTIAVNNIDASIASIEKHGGTIVVPKMPISGVGWLAYFKDTEGNIGGVMQTDHNAK
- a CDS encoding nuclear transport factor 2 family protein, producing MKSIITAMILALLASGVTMGSDSSKPLSAAEQLAATERLFAATSVDSGMTVAFLRFLNDEAVVFRPGPISGRRWYSDRSNTTAYLNWQPEFIEIASSGDLGYSTGPWEYRSSRTDTTSYYGHFVSIWQRQADGKYQVLADLGIDHDAIARQLGATPLQLSTLSSPVKAVADSHDTLIAGLKAVEKAFSDATAKSSLAKGLAIFGDENIRLYRPGGFPLVGRKGLESLPEAGKSRMQVDTRFADVSANGDLGYTYGFVTLWPVDADLTSGAVHSYLRVWKKNPGGEWKIALDIALPMK